One part of the Sorangiineae bacterium MSr11954 genome encodes these proteins:
- a CDS encoding cytochrome P450 codes for MSKPVHMLRKWAERYGDIFRIEMAGFGEFVVVSAPEHVRQVCVASPDVLRSGEGNAPLVPFLGKHSVVVLDGAAHARARRLLVPPFHGDRMRAYAEIMRDVTLASIAKWPRDRPFPIQARMDEIALTNMLRTVVGITDSRAIAPFAERFLATIRTVESPVFLLAGYGGLDLFRSVPWLPASRAKRSNDRGFYDEIARRRALGPGEKGTDVLSLLIEARDENGEPLTDDELRDELVTLIAAGYETTADALAWAFEQLLVNPPILERATQEVHDTVGPGGVLLPEHLGRLEYLDAVINESLRIRPVVPLFSRKAAVPFEVGGYDVSPGMIITPCTVLTHFRPEVYPDPYTFRPERFLGKKPDPYAWLPFGAGGRRCLGMPFALYEMKVVLATVLLRAHLTLAEPPSAIQVVRKNILLMPSTGVKVTFRERHLARASAAQNVCSTTN; via the coding sequence ATGAGCAAGCCCGTTCACATGCTCCGCAAATGGGCGGAGCGTTATGGCGATATCTTTCGCATCGAGATGGCCGGCTTCGGCGAGTTCGTCGTCGTGAGCGCTCCCGAGCACGTGCGGCAAGTATGCGTGGCGTCTCCCGACGTGCTTCGTTCGGGGGAGGGCAACGCGCCGCTCGTTCCCTTCCTCGGAAAGCACTCGGTCGTCGTGCTCGACGGCGCCGCCCACGCCCGCGCCCGGCGCCTTTTGGTGCCGCCCTTCCACGGGGATCGCATGCGCGCCTATGCGGAGATCATGCGCGACGTCACCCTCGCGTCCATCGCGAAATGGCCGCGCGACCGGCCCTTTCCCATCCAGGCGCGCATGGATGAAATCGCCCTCACCAACATGCTGCGCACGGTGGTGGGGATCACCGACTCTCGGGCCATCGCGCCCTTCGCCGAGCGCTTCCTCGCGACCATTCGCACCGTCGAGTCGCCGGTGTTCCTCCTCGCCGGCTACGGCGGCCTCGATCTCTTCCGCTCCGTGCCCTGGCTCCCCGCCTCCCGCGCCAAGCGGAGCAACGACCGCGGCTTCTACGACGAAATCGCGCGCCGCCGCGCCCTCGGCCCGGGCGAAAAGGGCACCGACGTCCTCAGCCTCCTCATCGAAGCGCGCGATGAAAATGGCGAGCCGCTCACCGACGACGAGCTCCGCGACGAGCTCGTAACGCTCATCGCCGCCGGTTACGAGACCACCGCCGATGCGCTGGCGTGGGCCTTCGAGCAGCTCTTGGTCAACCCGCCCATTTTGGAGCGCGCCACCCAGGAGGTGCACGACACGGTGGGCCCGGGCGGCGTCCTCTTGCCCGAGCACCTCGGGCGCCTCGAGTACCTCGACGCCGTCATCAACGAGTCCCTCCGCATCCGGCCCGTCGTCCCGCTCTTCTCGCGCAAAGCGGCCGTCCCCTTCGAGGTCGGCGGCTACGACGTGTCCCCCGGCATGATCATCACGCCGTGCACGGTGCTCACCCACTTCCGGCCCGAGGTTTACCCCGACCCTTACACCTTCCGGCCCGAGCGCTTCCTCGGAAAAAAGCCCGATCCGTACGCCTGGCTACCGTTCGGCGCCGGCGGCCGCCGCTGCCTTGGGATGCCCTTCGCCCTCTACGAAATGAAGGTCGTTCTGGCCACCGTCTTGCTCCGCGCCCACCTCACCCTCGCCGAGCCGCCCTCGGCCATCCAAGTCGTGCGCAAGAACATCCTTCTCATGCCCTCCACCGGGGTCAAAGTGACCTTTCGCGAGCGCCACCTCGCCCGCGCGAGCGCCGCGCAAAACGTGTGCTCCACAACCAATTGA
- a CDS encoding RNA polymerase sigma factor — MEDSWKTAASEAMNRYACGSEEAFSELYDLLAPWLAGLIRRHTRDTALAEDMLQKAFMRIHVARRHFAQGAAVTPWAYAIVRSVLADTFRGVKRSMGETEAPPESPCTNAALDEIVGQRKLIRSMQAELANMPEAQQAAFELVFHDGLSTTEAAQALGTSEAAVRLRIHRIRERLRHTLGGDFVEELGALA, encoded by the coding sequence ATGGAAGACAGCTGGAAGACGGCCGCGAGCGAGGCCATGAACCGTTATGCGTGCGGGAGCGAGGAGGCCTTCTCCGAGCTCTACGATCTATTGGCGCCGTGGCTCGCGGGGCTGATTCGGAGACATACGCGCGACACCGCGCTGGCCGAGGACATGCTGCAGAAGGCGTTCATGCGCATTCACGTCGCGCGCCGTCATTTTGCGCAGGGCGCGGCGGTGACGCCTTGGGCGTATGCCATCGTGCGAAGCGTCTTGGCCGACACCTTTCGCGGCGTCAAGCGTTCCATGGGGGAGACGGAGGCCCCGCCGGAGAGCCCCTGTACGAACGCGGCGCTCGACGAGATCGTGGGGCAGCGAAAGCTGATACGAAGCATGCAGGCGGAGCTGGCGAACATGCCGGAGGCGCAGCAAGCGGCGTTCGAGCTGGTGTTTCACGATGGGTTGTCCACCACCGAGGCGGCCCAGGCGCTGGGGACGTCCGAGGCCGCCGTGCGGCTGCGCATCCACCGCATTCGCGAGCGGCTGCGCCATACGCTGGGGGGCGATTTCGTCGAGGAGCTCGGGGCGCTCGCATGA
- a CDS encoding NrsF family protein encodes MTARELKIRILEAARETPSPTRRTMRREGGLALAGSGAVLLAFFFALDGPEHGLGRPLWFCAATSLGWASVAAVSMWVALARGPFALGRSRAWLLAMTVGTPAVLFAMMFAFVVLHPEGKLVHPERLGAKCLALTIAAGAPPLMALATWRRGSAPVHPVASGTALGVACGSLAGVMVAIWCPVVTLAHIALGHILPIGVMGIVGALVASRILAMPG; translated from the coding sequence ATGACGGCGCGCGAGCTGAAGATCCGCATCCTCGAGGCCGCGCGCGAGACGCCTTCACCGACGCGCAGGACGATGCGGCGGGAAGGGGGCTTGGCCCTCGCGGGGTCGGGCGCCGTTTTGCTCGCGTTCTTCTTTGCGCTCGACGGCCCCGAGCACGGGCTGGGGCGGCCGCTGTGGTTTTGCGCGGCGACGTCGCTGGGCTGGGCCTCGGTGGCCGCCGTTTCCATGTGGGTGGCGCTGGCGCGAGGCCCCTTTGCGCTCGGCCGCAGCCGCGCGTGGCTGCTCGCCATGACCGTGGGAACGCCGGCGGTGCTCTTTGCCATGATGTTCGCGTTCGTGGTCCTCCACCCCGAGGGCAAGCTCGTTCACCCCGAGCGACTGGGCGCGAAGTGCTTGGCGCTGACCATCGCCGCCGGCGCACCTCCTTTGATGGCGCTGGCCACATGGCGGCGCGGCAGCGCTCCGGTGCACCCCGTAGCCTCCGGGACGGCGCTCGGGGTCGCGTGCGGATCGTTGGCGGGTGTGATGGTCGCGATATGGTGCCCCGTCGTGACCCTCGCGCACATAGCGCTGGGACATATTCTACCGATAGGCGTAATGGGCATTGTGGGCGCCTTGGTCGCGTCGCGGATCCTGGCGATGCCGGGTTGA
- a CDS encoding TetR/AcrR family transcriptional regulator — MSQMKSERRPYHQTARAESADDTRERIVRVGVEQFLSRPYEEVTLQTLAEAARVSRQTLLNHFGSKEGLLEIVARRVTSGRDGVEPGDIDGGIEVLIDNYERTGDGNIRLLALESSLPVARSLLEEGRAGHRQWLDRLCAPHLPRGDGERAKTLAALHAATDVYAWKLLRRDLGVSRDETARIFGTFVRASLFGVNDIKDTKRAKRTKDDKRKKRTKPHRDD; from the coding sequence ATGAGTCAAATGAAATCCGAGCGGAGGCCGTATCACCAGACCGCGCGGGCCGAGTCGGCCGACGACACCCGCGAGCGCATCGTCCGCGTGGGCGTCGAACAGTTCCTCTCGCGCCCGTACGAAGAGGTGACGTTGCAAACGCTGGCCGAGGCCGCGCGCGTATCCCGGCAGACCTTGCTCAATCATTTCGGCTCCAAAGAGGGGCTGCTCGAGATCGTCGCCCGCCGCGTGACCTCCGGGCGCGATGGCGTGGAGCCGGGCGACATCGATGGAGGCATCGAGGTCCTCATCGACAATTACGAACGCACCGGAGACGGCAACATCCGGCTCTTGGCGCTCGAGAGCAGCTTGCCGGTGGCCAGATCGCTGCTCGAGGAGGGCAGGGCCGGCCACCGGCAATGGCTCGATCGCCTTTGCGCGCCGCACCTCCCCCGGGGCGACGGCGAACGCGCCAAAACGCTGGCCGCGCTGCACGCCGCCACCGATGTGTACGCGTGGAAGCTCCTCCGGCGCGATCTGGGTGTCTCACGGGACGAGACCGCCCGCATCTTCGGGACGTTCGTTCGCGCGTCCCTGTTTGGCGTAAACGATATCAAAGATACCAAACGCGCCAAACGTACCAAGGACGACAAACGCAAGAAGCGTACGAAGCCGCACCGCGACGACTGA
- a CDS encoding glyoxalase/bleomycin resistance/extradiol dioxygenase family protein has product MSRKLFLNLAVHDLDKSTAFFAELGFSFEPRFTNRDATCVIVNEHAYVLLLAEKRFKDFTKKALVDSTASAEAIIALSVDSRQHVDDMVKKALAAGATPANDPQDHGFMYGWRFQDLDGHLWETFWMDPNHSARPA; this is encoded by the coding sequence ATGTCTCGAAAGCTGTTTCTCAACCTCGCCGTCCATGATCTGGATAAATCGACCGCGTTCTTTGCCGAGCTCGGATTTTCGTTCGAGCCCCGCTTCACCAACCGCGACGCCACGTGCGTCATCGTCAACGAGCACGCCTATGTGCTTTTGCTCGCCGAGAAGCGATTCAAGGATTTTACCAAGAAGGCCCTCGTCGATTCGACGGCCAGCGCCGAGGCCATCATCGCCTTGTCGGTCGACAGCCGGCAGCACGTCGATGACATGGTGAAGAAGGCCCTGGCCGCGGGCGCGACGCCGGCGAACGATCCGCAGGACCATGGCTTCATGTACGGCTGGCGTTTCCAGGATCTCGACGGCCATCTGTGGGAAACGTTCTGGATGGACCCGAACCATAGCGCGCGTCCCGCATGA
- a CDS encoding glycosyltransferase, with translation MNYLFALWEGGGNVPPALSLVRKLVARGHAVTVLGDITMAGEARATGARFRAWERAPSRTSRRREQDLVNDYDIKNPARLIALLREKLVMGPAEAYAADVDLALNERPFDAVVSEYLLFGALVAAEARGVPRIALVPNVYVLPVPGVPPFGTGFLPATGPLSRLRDRIVTGISLMLWNRGLPALNRLRQARGLAPLGAFWDQVGCASKVLVLTSAAFDFKGAYPEKVRHVGAELSDPDWVSPWEPPAQTAPLVLVGLSTMFMNQEATLQRIIDALGCLPTNSIFTTGPAIDPERFSHGDRVQLVRSAPHGCVLRHAALCITHGGHGTLLKALSFGVPVLCLPMGRDQHDNGARLVASGAGLRLDARASAARIEAAARRLLSEPAFTVAAQRLAAIMAEEERAGAAIVELENLSRSSSRSFERINHS, from the coding sequence ATGAACTACCTCTTTGCGCTCTGGGAGGGCGGTGGCAACGTGCCGCCCGCCTTGTCCTTGGTCCGAAAGCTCGTCGCCCGCGGCCACGCGGTCACGGTGCTGGGCGACATCACCATGGCCGGCGAAGCCCGCGCCACCGGCGCGCGTTTTCGAGCTTGGGAGCGCGCCCCCTCGCGAACCTCGCGCCGCCGCGAGCAAGACCTGGTGAACGATTACGACATCAAAAACCCCGCGCGCCTCATCGCGCTCTTGCGCGAAAAGCTCGTCATGGGGCCCGCGGAGGCGTACGCGGCCGACGTCGATCTGGCGCTGAACGAACGGCCCTTCGACGCCGTCGTCTCCGAATATCTGCTCTTTGGCGCCCTGGTCGCGGCCGAGGCCCGCGGGGTGCCGCGGATCGCGCTCGTCCCCAATGTCTACGTGCTCCCCGTACCGGGCGTGCCGCCGTTTGGCACGGGCTTTCTTCCGGCCACGGGCCCGCTCTCACGGCTGCGCGATCGCATCGTCACCGGCATCTCCCTCATGCTCTGGAACCGCGGCTTGCCCGCCCTCAACCGGCTTCGCCAGGCGCGCGGCCTCGCACCGCTGGGCGCCTTTTGGGATCAAGTCGGCTGCGCCTCCAAAGTGCTGGTGCTGACGTCGGCCGCGTTCGATTTCAAAGGCGCATATCCGGAGAAGGTGCGCCACGTGGGGGCCGAGCTCTCCGATCCCGATTGGGTATCGCCCTGGGAGCCGCCCGCCCAAACGGCGCCGCTCGTGCTCGTCGGCCTCAGCACCATGTTCATGAATCAAGAGGCCACCCTCCAGCGCATCATCGACGCGCTGGGGTGCCTCCCCACGAACTCCATCTTCACCACCGGCCCCGCCATCGATCCGGAGCGATTCTCCCATGGCGACCGCGTGCAGCTCGTTCGCTCCGCGCCCCACGGGTGCGTGCTCCGGCACGCCGCCCTCTGCATCACGCACGGAGGCCACGGCACCTTGCTCAAGGCCCTGTCCTTCGGCGTCCCCGTGCTCTGCCTCCCTATGGGCCGCGACCAACACGACAACGGCGCGCGCCTCGTAGCCTCGGGCGCAGGGCTCCGGCTCGATGCGCGCGCGAGCGCCGCCCGAATCGAAGCGGCGGCGCGCCGCTTGTTGAGCGAGCCCGCCTTCACCGTGGCCGCCCAGCGCCTCGCGGCGATCATGGCCGAAGAAGAGCGCGCCGGCGCCGCCATCGTGGAGCTGGAAAATCTTTCTCGATCATCCTCGCGTTCATTCGAACGAATCAATCATTCGTAG